AAGCTCCACATTGGAGGAGACCACAAGGAGGAGGAACACAAGAAGGAGGACAAGCATCATCATAATGAGCACCGCAAGGAGGAGAAGCACCACAAGGAAGGAGAGGGAGGAATGATGGATAAGATCAAGGGGAAGATCCATGGCGGAGAggagcatggggagaagaaggagaagaagaagaagaaggagaggaagcatGGTGCGGAGCATGATggccacagcagcagcagcagcagcgacagcgacTGAGTCAAATCTTGACGTGGTCTTACATGGAGAAAGGTAGCTGCTGATGAACCTTTCTGagacattttatttcattttccTTTTCCAAACAGATCTTTGTTAAGTGTGTTCTAAACATCTTCTCATCATCCTTTCTTCCTTTGGTTTCTTTTGCAGGCTAAGATGAAAGTGGATTGAGGAATGGAGACTTGTGCTAGCTTGCTTTTGTGCTTGATCTTTATTGTAGTAATAATAAATGTAATAATcatgaaataaataactttaagtgCTTACTTTTGAGTGCTTCTTTTGTATTGCTTTTGATGAACAGGAGTGTTGATTCCTTTCTGTGGTTAGGATCAATTTTCTATGGAGTTTCATCCATTCGGATGTATATTGCATGCTGAACAGAATTCTGTCCACAATACATAAATTTCTAATCCTTATGCCCAAATTACAAAGAAGAAACTAGGAACATGGAATGGAATCAATATAAATGTATTCAGTGAAGCTAAAAGAATAAGAAGTAAATTGAAGTACTACAAGCTCAGATTGAAGCAGAGAGATTTGAAAGAGAAAAGGCCCATGATATCATCTGAAACCCagttttctttctctttgaagtatATGAATAGATTGAGCGGAAGAAATTTCAAAAGACAAAAGA
Above is a genomic segment from Musa acuminata AAA Group cultivar baxijiao chromosome BXJ3-4, Cavendish_Baxijiao_AAA, whole genome shotgun sequence containing:
- the LOC135584859 gene encoding protein SRC1-like; this encodes MSGIIHKIEEKLHIGGDHKEEEHKKEDKHHHNEHRKEEKHHKEGEGGMMDKIKGKIHGGEEHGEKKEKKKKKERKHGAEHDGHSSSSSSDSD